In a single window of the Rhodamnia argentea isolate NSW1041297 chromosome 2, ASM2092103v1, whole genome shotgun sequence genome:
- the LOC115754746 gene encoding type IV inositol polyphosphate 5-phosphatase 3 isoform X1, producing MRQRSKHQPERSWAEICCLGCSCLQLFWPRVVVRKWLNISTKESDYSADSDDEDDVDSNSDIEEFNQGGRGSRLRNCGRKDTQVDPIDTIPRMRRRKSETFRAQYINTKEIKICVGTWNVGGKLPPDDLDIDEWLNISEPADIYVLGLQEIVPLNAGNILGAEDNRPVPKWENIIRETLNRVRLTKAKVKCYSDPPSPSRFKPSEDIPDIEEELLLETDSDGDEEVHPIDDEPDGFGEERPVTDRSSFTTFGDAHYGDSGKSSEPDGQDLERQFSSPKRLDRLNCLRTEEQEEVPFAQHNTKLTRMLSGSERIGLSWPEPPLNLISEGVLERPNSFKSIRSFQAPKSLRKFNSFKSFTSEAPPDLSLLAELDIESLLKRKRQTPFVRIVSKQMVGIFLTIWVRRSLRRHIHNLKVSTVGVGVMGYIGNKGSVSVSMSIYQTLFCFICTHLTSGEKDGDQLKRNADVHEIRRRTQFRSVPGIGLPKSILDHEKIIWLGDLNYRINLSYEETRELISKKEWSKLTERDQLVRELRKGRTFDGWSEGTLNFPPTYKYENNSEKYFGEDPKFGRRTPAWCDRILSCGRGMRQLCYRRVELKLSDHRPVTATYVAEVEVFSAKKLQRALTFTDAEIETEEFAANMGFDACTVPLLIEEEGDVGGAELGALEEDGIS from the exons ATGAGGCAACGGTCAAAGCATCAACCGGAG AGAAGTTGGGCTGAAATATGTTGTTTGGGTTGCTCCTGCCTGCAGCTGTTCTGGCCGAGAGTGGTCGTGCGCAAATGGCTCAACATCAGCACCAAGGAATCGGATTACAGCGCCGATTCTGACGACGAAGACGATGTCGACTCCAACTCCGACATTGAAG AATTCAATCAAGGGGGAAGGGGGTCTCGGCTTAGGAATTGCGGCCGCAAGGATACTCAAGTCGATCCTATTG ATACTATTCCAAGAATGAGAAGGAGGAAGTCGGAGACTTTCCGGGCTCAGTATATAAACACAAAAGAAATCAA AATATGCGTTGGAACATGGAACGTTGGAGGGAAGCTTCCACCTGATGATCTGGATATTGACGAGTGGCTAAACATCAGTGAGCCTGCTGACATCTATGTGCTTGG TCTTCAAGAGATCGTGCCCTTAAATGCTGGAAATATATTGGGGGCCGAAGATAACCGCCCGGTACCAAAATGGGAAAACATCATACGGGAAACATTGAACAGAGTCCGACTCACAAAGGCAAAGGTTAAATGCTATAGTGAtcctccatctccatcaagGTTTAAACCGTCCGAAGACATCCCTGACATAGAAGAGGAGTTACTACTTGAGACTGACAGTGATGGAGATGAGGAAGTTCATCCTATTGATGATGAACCTGATGGCTTTGGTGAGGAAAGACCAGTCACAGACAGAAGTTCATTCACGACTTTCGGGGATGCGCACTATGGTGACAGTGGCAAGTCGAGTGAGCCGGATGGGCAAGACTTGGAGAGGCAATTCTCTTCTCCAAAGAGGTTAGATAGGTTAAATTGCTTGAGgacagaagagcaagaagaagtTCCATTTGCTCAGCACAACACGAAATTGACAAGAATGCTAAGTGGTTCTGAGAGAATTGGTTTAAGCTGGCCAGAGCCTCCATTAAATTTAATATCTGAGGGTGTTCTCGAAAGGCCAAATTCCTTCAAGTCAATAAGATCATTTCAAGCGCCGAAGTCTTTGAGAAAATTTAATTCCTTCAAGTCATTTACAAGTGAAGCTCCACCGGATCTGTCCTTGCTGGCAGAACTGGATATTGAATCCCTTTTAAAACGGAAAAGACAAACACCTTTTGTCAGGATAGTCAGCAAGCAGATGGTTGGGATATTCCTAACAATTTGGGTTCGCAGGAGCTTACGCAGGCACATTCACAACTTGAAGGTGTCGACTGTTGGTGTGGGCGTTATGGGCTACATAGGCAACAAG GGATCAGTATCAGTCAGTATGTCTATTTATCAGACGCTTTTCTGCTTTATTTGCACTCATCTTACCTCGGGAGAAAAAGATGGAGATCAACTGAAGAGGAATGCTGATGTGCATGAAATACGTCGTAGAACTCAGTTTCGTTCAGTGCCTGGAATCGGACTTCCCAAAAGTATTCTTGACCATGA AAAAATTATTTGGTTAGGTGACTTGAACTATCGGATCAACTTGTCATATGAGGAAACAAGAGAACTCATCTCAAAAAAGGAGTGGTCTAAGTTGACTGAGAGAGATCAG CTTGTACGTGAGCTAAGAAAAGGTCGCACTTTTGATGGGTGGTCCGAGGGTACTTTGAATTTCCCACCCACATACAAGTATGAAAATAATTCAGAGAAGTATTTCGGAGAGGATCCCAAGTTTGGAAGACGTACTCCAGCGTG GTGTGATCGCATTCTTTCGTGCGGCAGAGGAATGAGACAGCTCTGCTATAGGAGAGTTGAACTAAAACTATCTGATCATCGACCTGTGACCGCCACATATGTGGCAGAGGTTGAGGTGTTTTCTGCGAAGAAATTGCAGCGTGCCCTCACTTTCACTGATGCAGAAATTGAAACTGAGGAATTTGCGGCAAACATGGGCTTTGATGCCTGTACAGTACCCTTACTAATCGAAGAGGAGGGTGATGTAGGTGGCGCCGAGTTGGGAGCTCTGGAGGAGGATGGGATATCATGA
- the LOC115754746 gene encoding type IV inositol polyphosphate 5-phosphatase 3 isoform X4 gives MRRRKSETFRAQYINTKEIKICVGTWNVGGKLPPDDLDIDEWLNISEPADIYVLGLQEIVPLNAGNILGAEDNRPVPKWENIIRETLNRVRLTKAKVKCYSDPPSPSRFKPSEDIPDIEEELLLETDSDGDEEVHPIDDEPDGFGEERPVTDRSSFTTFGDAHYGDSGKSSEPDGQDLERQFSSPKRLDRLNCLRTEEQEEVPFAQHNTKLTRMLSGSERIGLSWPEPPLNLISEGVLERPNSFKSIRSFQAPKSLRKFNSFKSFTSEAPPDLSLLAELDIESLLKRKRQTPFVRIVSKQMVGIFLTIWVRRSLRRHIHNLKVSTVGVGVMGYIGNKGSVSVSMSIYQTLFCFICTHLTSGEKDGDQLKRNADVHEIRRRTQFRSVPGIGLPKSILDHEKIIWLGDLNYRINLSYEETRELISKKEWSKLTERDQLVRELRKGRTFDGWSEGTLNFPPTYKYENNSEKYFGEDPKFGRRTPAWCDRILSCGRGMRQLCYRRVELKLSDHRPVTATYVAEVEVFSAKKLQRALTFTDAEIETEEFAANMGFDACTVPLLIEEEGDVGGAELGALEEDGIS, from the exons ATGAGAAGGAGGAAGTCGGAGACTTTCCGGGCTCAGTATATAAACACAAAAGAAATCAA AATATGCGTTGGAACATGGAACGTTGGAGGGAAGCTTCCACCTGATGATCTGGATATTGACGAGTGGCTAAACATCAGTGAGCCTGCTGACATCTATGTGCTTGG TCTTCAAGAGATCGTGCCCTTAAATGCTGGAAATATATTGGGGGCCGAAGATAACCGCCCGGTACCAAAATGGGAAAACATCATACGGGAAACATTGAACAGAGTCCGACTCACAAAGGCAAAGGTTAAATGCTATAGTGAtcctccatctccatcaagGTTTAAACCGTCCGAAGACATCCCTGACATAGAAGAGGAGTTACTACTTGAGACTGACAGTGATGGAGATGAGGAAGTTCATCCTATTGATGATGAACCTGATGGCTTTGGTGAGGAAAGACCAGTCACAGACAGAAGTTCATTCACGACTTTCGGGGATGCGCACTATGGTGACAGTGGCAAGTCGAGTGAGCCGGATGGGCAAGACTTGGAGAGGCAATTCTCTTCTCCAAAGAGGTTAGATAGGTTAAATTGCTTGAGgacagaagagcaagaagaagtTCCATTTGCTCAGCACAACACGAAATTGACAAGAATGCTAAGTGGTTCTGAGAGAATTGGTTTAAGCTGGCCAGAGCCTCCATTAAATTTAATATCTGAGGGTGTTCTCGAAAGGCCAAATTCCTTCAAGTCAATAAGATCATTTCAAGCGCCGAAGTCTTTGAGAAAATTTAATTCCTTCAAGTCATTTACAAGTGAAGCTCCACCGGATCTGTCCTTGCTGGCAGAACTGGATATTGAATCCCTTTTAAAACGGAAAAGACAAACACCTTTTGTCAGGATAGTCAGCAAGCAGATGGTTGGGATATTCCTAACAATTTGGGTTCGCAGGAGCTTACGCAGGCACATTCACAACTTGAAGGTGTCGACTGTTGGTGTGGGCGTTATGGGCTACATAGGCAACAAG GGATCAGTATCAGTCAGTATGTCTATTTATCAGACGCTTTTCTGCTTTATTTGCACTCATCTTACCTCGGGAGAAAAAGATGGAGATCAACTGAAGAGGAATGCTGATGTGCATGAAATACGTCGTAGAACTCAGTTTCGTTCAGTGCCTGGAATCGGACTTCCCAAAAGTATTCTTGACCATGA AAAAATTATTTGGTTAGGTGACTTGAACTATCGGATCAACTTGTCATATGAGGAAACAAGAGAACTCATCTCAAAAAAGGAGTGGTCTAAGTTGACTGAGAGAGATCAG CTTGTACGTGAGCTAAGAAAAGGTCGCACTTTTGATGGGTGGTCCGAGGGTACTTTGAATTTCCCACCCACATACAAGTATGAAAATAATTCAGAGAAGTATTTCGGAGAGGATCCCAAGTTTGGAAGACGTACTCCAGCGTG GTGTGATCGCATTCTTTCGTGCGGCAGAGGAATGAGACAGCTCTGCTATAGGAGAGTTGAACTAAAACTATCTGATCATCGACCTGTGACCGCCACATATGTGGCAGAGGTTGAGGTGTTTTCTGCGAAGAAATTGCAGCGTGCCCTCACTTTCACTGATGCAGAAATTGAAACTGAGGAATTTGCGGCAAACATGGGCTTTGATGCCTGTACAGTACCCTTACTAATCGAAGAGGAGGGTGATGTAGGTGGCGCCGAGTTGGGAGCTCTGGAGGAGGATGGGATATCATGA
- the LOC115754746 gene encoding type IV inositol polyphosphate 5-phosphatase 3 isoform X2: protein MRQRSKHQPERSWAEICCLGCSCLQLFWPRVVVRKWLNISTKESDYSADSDDEDDVDSNSDIEEFNQGGRGSRLRNCGRKDTQVDPIVPRMRRRKSETFRAQYINTKEIKICVGTWNVGGKLPPDDLDIDEWLNISEPADIYVLGLQEIVPLNAGNILGAEDNRPVPKWENIIRETLNRVRLTKAKVKCYSDPPSPSRFKPSEDIPDIEEELLLETDSDGDEEVHPIDDEPDGFGEERPVTDRSSFTTFGDAHYGDSGKSSEPDGQDLERQFSSPKRLDRLNCLRTEEQEEVPFAQHNTKLTRMLSGSERIGLSWPEPPLNLISEGVLERPNSFKSIRSFQAPKSLRKFNSFKSFTSEAPPDLSLLAELDIESLLKRKRQTPFVRIVSKQMVGIFLTIWVRRSLRRHIHNLKVSTVGVGVMGYIGNKGSVSVSMSIYQTLFCFICTHLTSGEKDGDQLKRNADVHEIRRRTQFRSVPGIGLPKSILDHEKIIWLGDLNYRINLSYEETRELISKKEWSKLTERDQLVRELRKGRTFDGWSEGTLNFPPTYKYENNSEKYFGEDPKFGRRTPAWCDRILSCGRGMRQLCYRRVELKLSDHRPVTATYVAEVEVFSAKKLQRALTFTDAEIETEEFAANMGFDACTVPLLIEEEGDVGGAELGALEEDGIS, encoded by the exons ATGAGGCAACGGTCAAAGCATCAACCGGAG AGAAGTTGGGCTGAAATATGTTGTTTGGGTTGCTCCTGCCTGCAGCTGTTCTGGCCGAGAGTGGTCGTGCGCAAATGGCTCAACATCAGCACCAAGGAATCGGATTACAGCGCCGATTCTGACGACGAAGACGATGTCGACTCCAACTCCGACATTGAAG AATTCAATCAAGGGGGAAGGGGGTCTCGGCTTAGGAATTGCGGCCGCAAGGATACTCAAGTCGATCCTATTG TTCCAAGAATGAGAAGGAGGAAGTCGGAGACTTTCCGGGCTCAGTATATAAACACAAAAGAAATCAA AATATGCGTTGGAACATGGAACGTTGGAGGGAAGCTTCCACCTGATGATCTGGATATTGACGAGTGGCTAAACATCAGTGAGCCTGCTGACATCTATGTGCTTGG TCTTCAAGAGATCGTGCCCTTAAATGCTGGAAATATATTGGGGGCCGAAGATAACCGCCCGGTACCAAAATGGGAAAACATCATACGGGAAACATTGAACAGAGTCCGACTCACAAAGGCAAAGGTTAAATGCTATAGTGAtcctccatctccatcaagGTTTAAACCGTCCGAAGACATCCCTGACATAGAAGAGGAGTTACTACTTGAGACTGACAGTGATGGAGATGAGGAAGTTCATCCTATTGATGATGAACCTGATGGCTTTGGTGAGGAAAGACCAGTCACAGACAGAAGTTCATTCACGACTTTCGGGGATGCGCACTATGGTGACAGTGGCAAGTCGAGTGAGCCGGATGGGCAAGACTTGGAGAGGCAATTCTCTTCTCCAAAGAGGTTAGATAGGTTAAATTGCTTGAGgacagaagagcaagaagaagtTCCATTTGCTCAGCACAACACGAAATTGACAAGAATGCTAAGTGGTTCTGAGAGAATTGGTTTAAGCTGGCCAGAGCCTCCATTAAATTTAATATCTGAGGGTGTTCTCGAAAGGCCAAATTCCTTCAAGTCAATAAGATCATTTCAAGCGCCGAAGTCTTTGAGAAAATTTAATTCCTTCAAGTCATTTACAAGTGAAGCTCCACCGGATCTGTCCTTGCTGGCAGAACTGGATATTGAATCCCTTTTAAAACGGAAAAGACAAACACCTTTTGTCAGGATAGTCAGCAAGCAGATGGTTGGGATATTCCTAACAATTTGGGTTCGCAGGAGCTTACGCAGGCACATTCACAACTTGAAGGTGTCGACTGTTGGTGTGGGCGTTATGGGCTACATAGGCAACAAG GGATCAGTATCAGTCAGTATGTCTATTTATCAGACGCTTTTCTGCTTTATTTGCACTCATCTTACCTCGGGAGAAAAAGATGGAGATCAACTGAAGAGGAATGCTGATGTGCATGAAATACGTCGTAGAACTCAGTTTCGTTCAGTGCCTGGAATCGGACTTCCCAAAAGTATTCTTGACCATGA AAAAATTATTTGGTTAGGTGACTTGAACTATCGGATCAACTTGTCATATGAGGAAACAAGAGAACTCATCTCAAAAAAGGAGTGGTCTAAGTTGACTGAGAGAGATCAG CTTGTACGTGAGCTAAGAAAAGGTCGCACTTTTGATGGGTGGTCCGAGGGTACTTTGAATTTCCCACCCACATACAAGTATGAAAATAATTCAGAGAAGTATTTCGGAGAGGATCCCAAGTTTGGAAGACGTACTCCAGCGTG GTGTGATCGCATTCTTTCGTGCGGCAGAGGAATGAGACAGCTCTGCTATAGGAGAGTTGAACTAAAACTATCTGATCATCGACCTGTGACCGCCACATATGTGGCAGAGGTTGAGGTGTTTTCTGCGAAGAAATTGCAGCGTGCCCTCACTTTCACTGATGCAGAAATTGAAACTGAGGAATTTGCGGCAAACATGGGCTTTGATGCCTGTACAGTACCCTTACTAATCGAAGAGGAGGGTGATGTAGGTGGCGCCGAGTTGGGAGCTCTGGAGGAGGATGGGATATCATGA
- the LOC115754746 gene encoding type IV inositol polyphosphate 5-phosphatase 3 isoform X3 — protein sequence MRQRSKHQPELFWPRVVVRKWLNISTKESDYSADSDDEDDVDSNSDIEEFNQGGRGSRLRNCGRKDTQVDPIDTIPRMRRRKSETFRAQYINTKEIKICVGTWNVGGKLPPDDLDIDEWLNISEPADIYVLGLQEIVPLNAGNILGAEDNRPVPKWENIIRETLNRVRLTKAKVKCYSDPPSPSRFKPSEDIPDIEEELLLETDSDGDEEVHPIDDEPDGFGEERPVTDRSSFTTFGDAHYGDSGKSSEPDGQDLERQFSSPKRLDRLNCLRTEEQEEVPFAQHNTKLTRMLSGSERIGLSWPEPPLNLISEGVLERPNSFKSIRSFQAPKSLRKFNSFKSFTSEAPPDLSLLAELDIESLLKRKRQTPFVRIVSKQMVGIFLTIWVRRSLRRHIHNLKVSTVGVGVMGYIGNKGSVSVSMSIYQTLFCFICTHLTSGEKDGDQLKRNADVHEIRRRTQFRSVPGIGLPKSILDHEKIIWLGDLNYRINLSYEETRELISKKEWSKLTERDQLVRELRKGRTFDGWSEGTLNFPPTYKYENNSEKYFGEDPKFGRRTPAWCDRILSCGRGMRQLCYRRVELKLSDHRPVTATYVAEVEVFSAKKLQRALTFTDAEIETEEFAANMGFDACTVPLLIEEEGDVGGAELGALEEDGIS from the exons ATGAGGCAACGGTCAAAGCATCAACCGGAG CTGTTCTGGCCGAGAGTGGTCGTGCGCAAATGGCTCAACATCAGCACCAAGGAATCGGATTACAGCGCCGATTCTGACGACGAAGACGATGTCGACTCCAACTCCGACATTGAAG AATTCAATCAAGGGGGAAGGGGGTCTCGGCTTAGGAATTGCGGCCGCAAGGATACTCAAGTCGATCCTATTG ATACTATTCCAAGAATGAGAAGGAGGAAGTCGGAGACTTTCCGGGCTCAGTATATAAACACAAAAGAAATCAA AATATGCGTTGGAACATGGAACGTTGGAGGGAAGCTTCCACCTGATGATCTGGATATTGACGAGTGGCTAAACATCAGTGAGCCTGCTGACATCTATGTGCTTGG TCTTCAAGAGATCGTGCCCTTAAATGCTGGAAATATATTGGGGGCCGAAGATAACCGCCCGGTACCAAAATGGGAAAACATCATACGGGAAACATTGAACAGAGTCCGACTCACAAAGGCAAAGGTTAAATGCTATAGTGAtcctccatctccatcaagGTTTAAACCGTCCGAAGACATCCCTGACATAGAAGAGGAGTTACTACTTGAGACTGACAGTGATGGAGATGAGGAAGTTCATCCTATTGATGATGAACCTGATGGCTTTGGTGAGGAAAGACCAGTCACAGACAGAAGTTCATTCACGACTTTCGGGGATGCGCACTATGGTGACAGTGGCAAGTCGAGTGAGCCGGATGGGCAAGACTTGGAGAGGCAATTCTCTTCTCCAAAGAGGTTAGATAGGTTAAATTGCTTGAGgacagaagagcaagaagaagtTCCATTTGCTCAGCACAACACGAAATTGACAAGAATGCTAAGTGGTTCTGAGAGAATTGGTTTAAGCTGGCCAGAGCCTCCATTAAATTTAATATCTGAGGGTGTTCTCGAAAGGCCAAATTCCTTCAAGTCAATAAGATCATTTCAAGCGCCGAAGTCTTTGAGAAAATTTAATTCCTTCAAGTCATTTACAAGTGAAGCTCCACCGGATCTGTCCTTGCTGGCAGAACTGGATATTGAATCCCTTTTAAAACGGAAAAGACAAACACCTTTTGTCAGGATAGTCAGCAAGCAGATGGTTGGGATATTCCTAACAATTTGGGTTCGCAGGAGCTTACGCAGGCACATTCACAACTTGAAGGTGTCGACTGTTGGTGTGGGCGTTATGGGCTACATAGGCAACAAG GGATCAGTATCAGTCAGTATGTCTATTTATCAGACGCTTTTCTGCTTTATTTGCACTCATCTTACCTCGGGAGAAAAAGATGGAGATCAACTGAAGAGGAATGCTGATGTGCATGAAATACGTCGTAGAACTCAGTTTCGTTCAGTGCCTGGAATCGGACTTCCCAAAAGTATTCTTGACCATGA AAAAATTATTTGGTTAGGTGACTTGAACTATCGGATCAACTTGTCATATGAGGAAACAAGAGAACTCATCTCAAAAAAGGAGTGGTCTAAGTTGACTGAGAGAGATCAG CTTGTACGTGAGCTAAGAAAAGGTCGCACTTTTGATGGGTGGTCCGAGGGTACTTTGAATTTCCCACCCACATACAAGTATGAAAATAATTCAGAGAAGTATTTCGGAGAGGATCCCAAGTTTGGAAGACGTACTCCAGCGTG GTGTGATCGCATTCTTTCGTGCGGCAGAGGAATGAGACAGCTCTGCTATAGGAGAGTTGAACTAAAACTATCTGATCATCGACCTGTGACCGCCACATATGTGGCAGAGGTTGAGGTGTTTTCTGCGAAGAAATTGCAGCGTGCCCTCACTTTCACTGATGCAGAAATTGAAACTGAGGAATTTGCGGCAAACATGGGCTTTGATGCCTGTACAGTACCCTTACTAATCGAAGAGGAGGGTGATGTAGGTGGCGCCGAGTTGGGAGCTCTGGAGGAGGATGGGATATCATGA